From a region of the Candidatus Pelagibacter sp. FZCC0015 genome:
- a CDS encoding TIGR00282 family metallophosphoesterase: MRILFLGDVVGISGCSKLTSNLLNEIDKNKIDFVIVNGENAAVQGVGLTKEICKDFFNCGVDVITTGNHVWDQKEIMEFIDKEERLLRPKNLFEPAPGKGFQIYKIKNDIKIGVLNLMGNVFMKKCEDVFEASQKFLKENEMKKDFDLLVVDFHGEITSEKNAIGHLFDGKATLVVGTHTHIPTNDARILNNGTGYQTDAGMCGDYDSVIGMNKENSLNRFLKKNSVKHFPATGDATLCGVIVDCDIKTGLAIDIKSYVYGDQLKNI; this comes from the coding sequence ATGAGAATTTTATTTTTAGGAGATGTTGTTGGAATTTCAGGATGTTCAAAATTAACAAGTAATTTATTAAATGAAATTGACAAAAATAAAATCGATTTTGTAATAGTAAACGGTGAAAATGCAGCAGTTCAAGGTGTAGGGCTAACTAAAGAAATATGTAAGGATTTTTTTAATTGTGGAGTTGATGTTATTACAACCGGCAATCATGTTTGGGATCAAAAAGAAATTATGGAATTTATTGATAAAGAAGAAAGATTATTAAGACCTAAGAATTTATTTGAACCTGCACCAGGAAAAGGTTTTCAGATTTATAAAATAAAGAATGATATAAAAATTGGAGTTCTTAATCTGATGGGTAACGTTTTTATGAAAAAGTGTGAAGATGTTTTTGAAGCTTCTCAAAAATTTTTAAAAGAAAATGAAATGAAAAAGGATTTTGATTTACTTGTAGTTGATTTCCATGGTGAAATTACTAGCGAAAAAAATGCTATAGGACATCTATTTGATGGAAAGGCAACTCTCGTGGTTGGAACCCATACTCATATCCCAACAAATGATGCCAGAATACTTAATAATGGCACTGGATATCAAACCGATGCAGGTATGTGTGGGGATTATGATTCAGTGATTGGAATGAATAAAGAAAATTCCTTGAATAGATTTTTAAAAAAGAATTCAGTGAAACACTTTCCCGCTACTGGAGATGCTACTTTGTGTGGTGTTATAGTAGATTGTGATATAAAAACAGGTTTAGCAATAGACATCAAAAGCTATGTATACGGAGATCAACTAAAAAATATTTAA
- a CDS encoding 5-formyltetrahydrofolate cyclo-ligase: protein MNKSKLRSKILNLRKKNLNKKLSLNPDRIYRFLKKNKINFKNVGGYYPCNYEMDDLDTLYFLRNKKANISLPIIRENNQMDFFEWTNKDPLKINKYGIAEPTLGKKIYPDIIFVPLVAYDDDLNRLGYGGGFYDRYLEKVSKIKKIFKIGLGFSYQEIKKIPINKYDKKLDLIITEKKIIQ, encoded by the coding sequence GTGAATAAATCTAAGCTAAGAAGTAAAATTTTAAATCTTAGAAAAAAAAATTTGAATAAAAAGCTTAGTCTCAATCCTGACAGAATTTATCGATTTTTAAAAAAAAATAAAATTAATTTCAAAAATGTAGGAGGGTATTACCCTTGTAATTATGAAATGGATGACTTGGATACGCTTTATTTTTTAAGAAACAAAAAGGCAAATATTTCCTTACCAATAATTAGAGAAAATAACCAAATGGATTTTTTTGAATGGACAAATAAAGATCCTTTAAAAATTAATAAGTATGGAATTGCTGAGCCAACTTTAGGAAAGAAAATTTACCCAGATATAATATTTGTTCCTTTAGTAGCTTATGATGATGATTTGAATAGACTGGGCTATGGTGGAGGATTTTATGATCGTTATTTAGAAAAAGTATCTAAAATTAAAAAAATATTTAAAATTGGATTAGGATTTTCATACCAGGAGATAAAAAAAATACCTATCAATAAGTATGATAAAAAACTTGATTTAATAATAACCGAGAAAAAAATTATACAATGA
- the zapA gene encoding cell division protein ZapA has translation MANVSIKFNNKEFLLACEDGQEEHLEELLIQINKKFNNLKNDLGNLGENKLLLITAVKIMDEYYETKKKVDQKKEELNDLSKKFKELKSLIYDYRDTKESEIEKLNLDHENLKQEIDDNQKKYENLIDEAADQISNFVKKAKLENISK, from the coding sequence ATGGCAAATGTAAGTATAAAATTTAACAACAAAGAGTTTTTGCTTGCCTGTGAAGATGGACAAGAGGAGCACCTAGAAGAATTGTTAATTCAGATTAACAAAAAGTTTAATAATTTAAAAAATGATTTGGGAAATCTAGGTGAAAATAAATTATTATTAATTACAGCTGTAAAAATAATGGATGAATATTATGAAACTAAGAAAAAAGTAGATCAAAAAAAAGAAGAATTAAACGATCTATCAAAAAAATTTAAAGAATTAAAATCTCTAATTTACGATTATAGGGACACAAAAGAATCTGAAATTGAAAAACTAAATCTTGATCATGAAAATTTAAAACAAGAAATTGACGATAATCAAAAAAAATACGAAAATTTAATTGATGAAGCTGCTGATCAAATATCAAATTTTGTAAAAAAAGCAAAATTAGAAAACATTTCAAAGTAG
- a CDS encoding 5-formyltetrahydrofolate cyclo-ligase, with product MNSINEKEKKLNIALEELKNLDLTNPELQKNIENLSTKQNQLEIEKTQIEEKYKTLLEEHENLSKKLEDLKNKEKLEERKQIEFSEKIDELNQETDTLLDEIDKWQM from the coding sequence ATGAATTCTATAAACGAAAAAGAAAAAAAATTAAATATTGCATTAGAGGAATTAAAAAATTTAGATCTAACAAATCCTGAATTACAAAAAAATATCGAAAATTTAAGCACAAAACAAAATCAATTAGAAATTGAAAAAACACAGATTGAGGAAAAATATAAAACGTTACTCGAGGAACATGAAAATCTATCAAAAAAACTTGAGGATTTAAAAAACAAAGAAAAGTTGGAAGAAAGAAAACAAATTGAATTTTCTGAAAAAATTGATGAACTTAATCAAGAAACTGACACACTATTGGATGAAATAGATAAATGGCAAATGTAA